A region of Saccharococcus thermophilus DNA encodes the following proteins:
- a CDS encoding ABC transporter permease, with translation MQSSHKWGKAYLAVVFVILYLPIGYLIYYSFNKGGTMHDFSGVTLDWYKEVLHDTRLWIIVLNTITIALLSAAISTILGVIGALAIYYVKSQQVKQILLTLNNVLIVSPDVIIGASFLILFTMIGIQLGFTSVLLSHIAFSVPIVVLMVLPKLQEMSPTLIDAARDLGANQWDVLTKVILPYITPGIFAGFFMALTYSLDDFAVTFFVTGNDFSTLSVEIYSRARQGISLSINALSALLFILTLALVTGYYFISRRSGMLGVGGRRR, from the coding sequence ATGCAAAGCAGCCATAAATGGGGAAAAGCCTATTTGGCAGTCGTGTTCGTCATTTTGTACTTGCCGATTGGCTATTTAATTTACTATTCGTTTAACAAGGGCGGCACGATGCATGATTTTTCGGGAGTGACGCTCGACTGGTATAAAGAAGTCTTGCATGATACACGGCTATGGATTATTGTATTGAATACCATTACCATCGCCCTGTTGTCGGCGGCCATTTCCACCATTCTTGGAGTGATTGGGGCACTGGCGATTTACTATGTGAAAAGCCAGCAAGTGAAGCAAATATTGTTGACGCTAAACAACGTATTGATCGTCAGCCCTGATGTCATCATCGGAGCCTCGTTTTTAATCTTGTTTACGATGATCGGCATTCAGCTTGGTTTTACTTCCGTCTTATTATCCCACATCGCATTTAGTGTGCCGATTGTCGTGCTGATGGTGCTTCCGAAGCTGCAGGAAATGAGCCCGACGTTGATCGATGCGGCGCGCGATTTAGGAGCGAATCAATGGGATGTGCTGACGAAAGTCATATTGCCGTATATTACCCCAGGGATTTTCGCAGGGTTTTTTATGGCGTTGACGTATTCGCTCGATGATTTTGCCGTCACCTTTTTCGTAACGGGTAACGATTTTTCCACGTTATCGGTGGAAATTTACTCGCGGGCGCGCCAAGGCATTTCGCTGTCGATTAACGCGCTGTCGGCACTATTATTTATCTTGACATTGGCGCTTGTGACCGGCTATTACTTCATCAGCCGAAGAAGCGGCATGTTAGGAGTGGGGGGACGGCGTCGATGA
- a CDS encoding ABC transporter permease — MKTNVRNVYLLPYVVWMGMFVVAPILLIIYYSFFDIEGKWTLSNYQTFFTPIYLKMAANSIWYAFLVTLFSLLIAYPAAYALTKTKHKQLWLLLLILPTWVNLLLKVYAFLGIFGTYGLANAVLAAVGIGTKQILFTDFSFVFVSVYIFIPFMLLPIFNALEELNPSLIDAARDLGASAWMTFRRVVFPLTLDGVKAGCQAVFIPALSLFMITRLIAGNRVITLGTAIEEHFLVTQNWGMGSTIAVFLIITMAVVVAVTGNRKRG; from the coding sequence ATGAAAACTAACGTACGCAACGTCTATTTATTGCCGTATGTCGTTTGGATGGGGATGTTTGTCGTCGCGCCGATTCTATTGATTATCTATTATTCTTTTTTTGATATTGAAGGAAAGTGGACGCTTTCCAATTATCAAACGTTTTTTACACCGATTTATTTAAAAATGGCGGCGAACTCCATTTGGTATGCGTTTTTAGTGACGCTGTTTTCCTTGCTTATTGCCTATCCGGCCGCGTATGCGCTGACGAAAACAAAACATAAACAGCTTTGGCTGCTTCTTCTGATTTTGCCGACATGGGTGAATTTATTGTTAAAAGTGTATGCATTTCTCGGCATTTTCGGGACGTACGGACTGGCGAACGCGGTGCTTGCGGCGGTTGGCATCGGCACCAAGCAAATTTTGTTTACCGATTTTAGCTTTGTATTTGTATCGGTGTATATTTTTATTCCATTTATGCTTTTGCCCATTTTTAATGCGCTTGAGGAATTGAACCCGTCTTTGATCGATGCGGCGCGCGATCTTGGTGCTTCGGCATGGATGACGTTTCGCCGCGTTGTGTTTCCGTTGACGCTGGATGGCGTAAAAGCGGGATGCCAAGCGGTGTTTATTCCGGCGTTGTCTTTGTTTATGATCACAAGGCTTATTGCCGGAAATCGCGTAATTACGCTTGGCACGGCGATTGAAGAACATTTTCTCGTCACGCAAAACTGGGGAATGGGATCGACGATTGCGGTATTTTTAATTATCACCATGGCGGTCGTGGTAGCCGTGACGGGAAATCGAAAGCGAGGATGA
- a CDS encoding ABC transporter ATP-binding protein, with product MAKDTIIRFERVTKIYDGQVVLDDISFDIERGKFYTLLGPSGCGKTTILRLIAGFAEPTEGAIYFHGKPVNHVPANKRQVNTVFQDYALFPHLNVFENVAFGLRIKKKKQAEIREKVIEALRFVNLEGYENRRIQEMSGGQRQRVAIARAIVNEPEVLLLDEPLSALDLKLRTEMQYELRELQRRLGITFIFVTHDQEEALAMSDQIFVLNKGKIQQSGTPKEIYDEPVNRFVADFIGESNILRGVMLEDYLVEFAGKRFMCVDKGFRPNEPVDVVIRPEDLQITTRGQGKLQVRVDSQLFRGVHYELCCYDEDGNEWLVHSTKKAEVGEEIGLYFDPEAIHVMRISEDDGEKSDEN from the coding sequence ATGGCAAAAGATACGATCATCCGCTTTGAGCGGGTGACGAAAATATATGACGGCCAAGTAGTGTTAGATGACATCAGCTTTGATATTGAACGAGGCAAATTTTATACGCTGCTTGGGCCGTCGGGATGCGGAAAAACGACGATTTTGCGCTTAATCGCAGGGTTTGCCGAACCAACAGAGGGGGCGATTTATTTTCATGGGAAACCGGTGAATCATGTGCCGGCGAATAAACGGCAAGTGAACACGGTGTTTCAAGATTATGCGCTGTTTCCGCATTTGAACGTGTTTGAAAATGTGGCGTTTGGATTGCGGATCAAAAAGAAAAAACAAGCGGAGATCCGAGAAAAAGTGATAGAAGCGCTTCGCTTTGTCAATTTGGAAGGATATGAGAATCGCCGCATTCAAGAAATGTCTGGCGGACAGCGGCAGCGGGTGGCGATTGCGCGCGCGATTGTCAACGAGCCGGAGGTGCTTTTGCTCGATGAGCCGCTGTCGGCGCTTGATTTGAAGCTGCGCACGGAAATGCAGTATGAACTGCGCGAGCTGCAGCGCCGCTTAGGAATTACGTTTATTTTTGTCACTCATGACCAAGAAGAGGCGCTGGCGATGTCTGATCAAATTTTTGTCCTGAACAAAGGGAAGATTCAGCAGAGCGGCACGCCGAAAGAAATTTATGATGAACCAGTCAATCGCTTTGTCGCTGATTTTATCGGGGAGTCCAACATTTTGCGCGGAGTTATGCTGGAAGACTATCTCGTCGAATTTGCCGGTAAGCGGTTTATGTGCGTGGATAAAGGATTTCGGCCGAATGAGCCGGTCGATGTCGTCATCCGTCCGGAAGATTTGCAAATAACGACGCGCGGCCAAGGAAAGCTGCAAGTGCGCGTTGATTCGCAACTGTTCCGCGGCGTGCATTACGAGCTGTGCTGCTATGACGAGGATGGCAATGAGTGGCTTGTCCATTCGACGAAAAAAGCGGAAGTCGGCGAAGAAATCGGCCTCTATTTTGATCCGGAGGCGATTCACGTCATGCGCATCAGTGAGGATGATGGGGAGAAATCTGATGAAAACTAA
- a CDS encoding TIGR02679 family protein has translation MKTLPEMAAEAAQFFRGEAGFHRLFCEMKKKYESLGRIGGTISLTNFTKEEKEAIAAFFGKEMTRVSLQAFAKQLDKTRFAGVSLEELLVHYFGEPLVANKERREAEQQEKAEFFHRFIAAYPSGAEWLTAALEHPSEYRLLHQAYAQQRDELYASLCVVCEALRQLPKQGTYERLPLFAQKVTGDPHAFDLHTFQGKLFLSALEFYSRKKYQLSSVEEVNELLQSFGILREDILNFVTCAGILAETEDGIHPVFSAACETNTALNVPLREIVGLKRAYPSKGTIVFVVENAGVFSELLSEAMPLVSTNGQLNLATMLLLDLLVESGARLYYSGDFDPEGLKMADRLVGRYGENLSLWHFTREDYFASMPNVSLSEERLAKLQSVLSEVLQPVKLEMEQLKKAGYQEAILPMLRKDIEREKTELS, from the coding sequence ATGAAAACATTGCCGGAAATGGCGGCAGAAGCGGCGCAATTTTTCCGCGGTGAAGCTGGATTTCACCGCCTTTTTTGCGAAATGAAAAAGAAGTACGAATCACTCGGCCGCATTGGCGGCACCATTTCCCTTACGAATTTTACGAAAGAAGAAAAAGAAGCAATCGCGGCGTTTTTTGGGAAGGAAATGACGCGCGTTTCACTGCAGGCGTTTGCTAAACAACTTGATAAGACGCGATTTGCGGGTGTTTCACTGGAAGAGCTGTTAGTCCATTATTTTGGAGAACCACTCGTGGCAAACAAAGAAAGGCGTGAAGCGGAACAGCAGGAAAAAGCGGAGTTTTTTCATCGGTTTATCGCCGCTTACCCTAGCGGAGCGGAATGGCTTACAGCAGCGCTGGAGCACCCGAGCGAATACCGTCTTCTTCACCAAGCGTACGCCCAGCAACGTGATGAACTGTATGCGTCCCTTTGCGTGGTTTGCGAAGCGCTTCGCCAGCTTCCGAAGCAAGGAACGTACGAACGCCTGCCGCTATTCGCGCAAAAAGTAACCGGAGACCCGCACGCGTTTGATTTACACACATTTCAAGGAAAACTGTTTCTATCCGCGTTGGAATTTTACTCCCGGAAAAAATATCAGCTTTCGTCCGTAGAAGAAGTCAATGAACTGCTGCAATCGTTCGGCATCTTGCGCGAAGACATCCTCAATTTCGTGACGTGCGCGGGAATTTTGGCAGAAACAGAAGATGGCATTCATCCCGTATTTTCCGCCGCGTGTGAAACGAATACGGCGCTGAACGTGCCGCTGAGAGAGATTGTCGGGTTGAAACGAGCATATCCTTCCAAAGGCACCATCGTCTTTGTCGTAGAAAACGCCGGTGTTTTTTCTGAACTACTAAGCGAAGCGATGCCGCTTGTCAGCACAAACGGCCAGCTAAATCTAGCGACGATGTTACTCCTTGATTTACTTGTCGAGTCGGGCGCTCGTCTTTATTATTCGGGCGACTTTGACCCAGAAGGGTTGAAAATGGCGGATCGGCTTGTCGGGCGATATGGCGAGAATCTTTCACTCTGGCATTTCACGCGTGAAGACTACTTTGCCTCGATGCCGAACGTGTCGCTTTCTGAGGAACGGCTGGCAAAACTGCAGTCCGTATTATCTGAAGTGCTACAACCTGTCAAGCTTGAGATGGAGCAATTAAAAAAAGCGGGATATCAGGAGGCAATTTTGCCGATGCTTCGGAAAGATATCGAGAGAGAAAAGACGGAGTTAAGTTAA
- a CDS encoding TIGR02680 family protein gives MTNKWVLHRAGLLNFWYYDEEYFHFADGRLFLRGSNGSGKSVTMQSLIPVLLDGKKTPDRLDPFGSRARRMEDYLLGEKELVERDERTGYLFLEYKRKHSDHYITTGIGLRAKRQKGMDFWGFVIFDNRRIGKDIALYKKEKTGEKIPLTKRELITVLGDGGTVVDTQKEYMELVNKYIFRFESLEAFQELIELLIQLRSPKLSKDFKPTVIYEILESSLPALTDDELRHLSETIENMDQAKQQLEQLERDEKSLRRLCQQYQQYNEYMIFEKANEWLKAVKQEEKLTEEREQCLRDEERYAARKEELATEIQDLQNEQAALRKRELDLASHEVVQAEEKYREKKQRLSNVQDQIVKRERYLDDKQQQERKLKQEIDDNLDQLHQSGQKIDEQLEELRYAALESAFAAHELNEEDFQRHRNEPFDFTLWRKETEAHEKRLEEILSLWTSHDDLKRRYEDAYHELGEHQRLLDDLHNDAKKWHELLEMEKSRLQEAVFAWKEAHPDIPVDEETIQSFLRYLNELYERYHFEDVKKPFADRYYEALDQKKAEKVKWEHEIELVKREIAETEEELRRWKEQKDPELEHDEQTAQARAALQAQGVAYVPFYASVEFYDHVPEALRERIESSLYHAGLLDALVTETDVSIVHDRILKPNPVEMAHTLAEYLRPDVDEDLGVSADRIESVLRSILISDETQEGYFTINESGRYSFGLLEGHAPKREQAIFIGRNARKRWRLAQITQIEEKLQQLDELLQQKKEQLAHVEATIASIHEAFQAFPSDHDVRAAFDEWDRTKRAITSKQQEVERKSEKLNNIARDWQQVKQTLREKTEGLDLEFTKERYEEARQWMKSYARHLTELVLEHRSFLHQLQVGRYHQDQLETVQAEIDETKGEINTLASEQQRLLLEIQHMEQTLKQMGADDIHAEISRVRDRLEWVNKALPEKINEQAYIEQTIKSTRRQLEELERKLQFASTLSAVWKRSFIAEVERGLVEVAENVDLHEQAKDVVRRYGSIGKEQTRSSVIAKLNNAFFQESANLVEYRLSQEPVVLEEENPFTHIDIDEQMEVKVNDWKEKRDRVLLLLDYKGQRVTPFYLLKEMEKDILLQREYINEQDRELYEDIILKTIGRILRSRIQRAERWVKDMNALMQRRDASSGLLLSIQWKPKTAETEEEMDTKELVELLRMNSRLLKEEDLQRVTMHFRSKINRAREMLEEKGQGNTLHQVIKEVLDYRKWFTFTLYYQKTNEPKRELTNQRFYQFSGGEKAMAMYIPLFAAAYARYQEASEEAPYIISLDEAFAGVDENNIRDMFDLVESLGFNYIMNSQALWGDYDTVPALSICELVRPKNASHVTVIRYYWNGTTKRLVTDWNEQEMVVKQ, from the coding sequence ATGACGAATAAATGGGTGCTCCATCGTGCAGGACTATTAAATTTTTGGTATTACGATGAAGAGTATTTCCATTTCGCTGACGGCAGGCTGTTTCTCCGCGGCAGCAACGGCTCAGGAAAATCGGTAACGATGCAAAGCTTGATTCCCGTTTTGCTGGACGGAAAGAAAACCCCTGATCGACTTGATCCTTTTGGATCACGAGCGCGCCGTATGGAAGATTATTTGCTTGGGGAAAAGGAATTAGTCGAGCGTGATGAACGGACAGGCTATTTATTTTTAGAATATAAACGAAAGCATAGCGATCATTATATCACAACCGGAATCGGTTTAAGGGCGAAACGGCAGAAAGGAATGGATTTTTGGGGATTTGTCATTTTTGATAACCGCCGCATCGGCAAAGATATTGCGTTGTACAAAAAGGAAAAAACGGGGGAAAAAATCCCGTTAACAAAACGAGAATTAATCACGGTGCTTGGCGACGGCGGAACGGTCGTTGATACGCAAAAAGAGTACATGGAGCTTGTCAATAAATATATTTTCCGTTTCGAGTCGCTCGAAGCGTTTCAAGAACTGATCGAATTGCTTATTCAGCTTCGCAGTCCGAAATTGTCGAAAGATTTCAAGCCGACGGTCATCTACGAAATTCTCGAAAGCTCGCTTCCGGCGTTAACCGATGACGAATTGCGCCATTTATCGGAAACGATTGAAAACATGGACCAAGCAAAGCAGCAGCTGGAACAGCTAGAAAGAGACGAAAAATCATTGCGGCGTCTTTGCCAGCAATATCAACAATACAATGAATATATGATATTCGAAAAAGCGAACGAATGGCTCAAAGCAGTAAAACAAGAGGAAAAATTAACGGAAGAGCGCGAACAGTGTCTCCGCGATGAGGAGCGGTATGCAGCACGAAAAGAAGAGCTGGCAACGGAAATTCAAGACTTACAAAATGAGCAAGCGGCGCTTCGCAAACGGGAGTTAGATTTAGCGAGCCACGAAGTGGTTCAGGCAGAAGAAAAATATCGGGAAAAGAAACAGCGTCTTTCGAACGTGCAAGATCAAATAGTAAAAAGAGAACGTTATCTTGATGATAAACAACAACAAGAACGAAAGCTGAAGCAAGAAATCGATGACAACTTAGATCAACTTCATCAATCAGGACAGAAAATCGACGAACAACTGGAAGAATTGCGCTATGCCGCGCTTGAAAGTGCATTTGCGGCACACGAACTAAATGAAGAAGACTTTCAGCGACATCGAAACGAGCCGTTTGACTTTACGCTTTGGCGGAAAGAAACGGAAGCGCATGAGAAACGGTTAGAGGAAATATTGTCGCTTTGGACGAGCCATGATGACCTCAAGCGCCGATATGAAGACGCATACCATGAGCTTGGAGAACACCAACGTTTACTAGATGATCTTCATAATGACGCGAAAAAATGGCACGAGCTATTGGAAATGGAAAAATCGCGTCTGCAAGAAGCAGTGTTTGCTTGGAAAGAAGCACACCCTGATATTCCTGTCGATGAAGAAACAATCCAATCATTTTTGCGTTATTTAAACGAGCTATATGAACGCTATCATTTTGAAGATGTAAAAAAACCGTTTGCCGACCGATATTATGAAGCGTTGGATCAGAAAAAAGCGGAAAAAGTGAAATGGGAGCACGAAATCGAGCTAGTCAAACGAGAAATTGCGGAAACAGAAGAAGAACTGCGCCGCTGGAAAGAACAAAAAGACCCTGAATTAGAGCATGACGAACAAACCGCACAAGCGCGCGCGGCTTTGCAAGCACAAGGGGTTGCTTACGTGCCGTTTTATGCAAGCGTCGAGTTTTACGACCACGTGCCAGAAGCGTTGCGCGAACGAATCGAGTCATCGTTATACCATGCAGGGTTATTGGACGCATTAGTGACCGAAACAGACGTTTCCATCGTCCATGACCGTATTCTCAAGCCAAATCCTGTGGAAATGGCGCATACGCTTGCCGAATATTTGCGTCCTGATGTGGATGAAGATCTCGGTGTTTCCGCCGATCGCATTGAATCTGTTCTTCGCAGCATTCTAATTTCCGATGAAACACAAGAAGGATACTTTACCATTAACGAATCGGGCCGATATTCGTTCGGTCTCCTTGAAGGCCATGCGCCGAAACGAGAACAAGCGATCTTTATTGGCCGCAACGCCCGAAAGCGTTGGCGCCTTGCCCAAATCACGCAAATCGAGGAAAAGCTTCAACAACTAGATGAACTTCTTCAGCAAAAAAAGGAACAACTTGCGCATGTGGAAGCAACAATCGCCTCCATCCACGAAGCGTTTCAAGCATTCCCGTCCGACCACGATGTTCGCGCGGCCTTTGATGAATGGGACCGCACAAAACGCGCCATCACAAGCAAACAACAAGAAGTGGAGCGAAAAAGCGAAAAATTAAATAACATCGCCCGCGACTGGCAACAAGTAAAACAAACGCTTCGCGAGAAAACGGAAGGGCTTGATCTTGAATTTACAAAAGAGCGGTATGAAGAGGCGCGGCAATGGATGAAATCGTATGCGCGCCATTTAACGGAACTGGTGTTGGAACACCGTTCGTTTCTCCATCAATTGCAAGTCGGCCGCTATCATCAAGACCAGCTTGAAACCGTCCAAGCGGAAATCGATGAAACAAAAGGCGAAATCAATACATTAGCCAGCGAGCAACAACGCCTCCTCTTAGAAATACAACATATGGAACAAACGTTAAAACAGATGGGAGCCGATGACATTCACGCGGAAATCTCCCGCGTGCGCGACCGCCTGGAATGGGTAAACAAAGCGTTGCCGGAAAAGATAAACGAACAAGCTTACATCGAGCAAACGATCAAATCCACTCGTCGTCAACTAGAAGAGTTAGAGCGAAAACTTCAATTTGCCAGCACGCTTTCGGCAGTATGGAAGCGATCGTTTATCGCAGAAGTGGAACGCGGTCTTGTCGAAGTAGCGGAGAATGTAGATTTGCATGAACAAGCAAAAGACGTTGTTCGCCGATACGGATCAATCGGTAAAGAACAAACCCGCTCATCCGTGATTGCTAAATTGAATAACGCATTCTTCCAAGAAAGCGCAAATTTAGTGGAATACCGCCTATCTCAAGAACCTGTCGTATTAGAAGAGGAAAATCCGTTCACTCATATCGATATAGATGAACAAATGGAAGTAAAAGTGAACGACTGGAAAGAAAAACGGGATCGTGTGTTGCTTTTACTTGATTATAAAGGGCAGCGCGTCACTCCATTTTATTTATTAAAGGAAATGGAAAAAGACATTCTCCTTCAGCGGGAATACATTAATGAACAAGACCGTGAGTTGTACGAAGATATTATTTTAAAAACGATCGGCCGCATTTTGCGCAGCCGCATTCAGCGTGCCGAACGCTGGGTGAAAGACATGAACGCGCTCATGCAACGGCGCGATGCTTCTTCCGGATTATTGCTGTCCATTCAATGGAAACCGAAAACAGCAGAAACAGAAGAAGAAATGGATACGAAAGAGCTTGTTGAATTGCTGCGGATGAATTCGCGATTGTTAAAAGAAGAAGATTTGCAGCGGGTCACGATGCACTTCCGGTCCAAAATTAACCGCGCCCGTGAAATGTTAGAGGAGAAAGGACAAGGGAACACGCTCCATCAAGTCATTAAAGAAGTGCTCGATTATCGGAAATGGTTCACGTTTACGCTCTATTATCAAAAAACAAATGAGCCAAAACGGGAATTAACGAACCAGCGATTTTATCAGTTTAGCGGCGGGGAAAAAGCAATGGCGATGTACATTCCGCTCTTTGCGGCCGCGTACGCTCGCTATCAAGAAGCAAGTGAGGAGGCACCGTACATCATTTCTCTTGATGAAGCGTTCGCCGGTGTGGATGAAAATAATATTCGCGATATGTTCGATCTTGTTGAATCGCTCGGGTTCAACTATATTATGAACTCACAGGCGCTTTGGGGAGATTACGACACGGTGCCGGCTCTTTCGATTTGCGAGCTTGTGCGCCCGAAAAACGCTTCGCACGTCACCGTGATCCGCTATTATTGGAACGGAACGACGAAGCGGCTTGTGACGGATTGGAACGAGCAAGAAATGGTGGTGAAACAATGA
- a CDS encoding TIGR02678 family protein, translated as MERGFDEKAKAALISLFERFWITREHDPELFQLIRERENVIKRYVQDKFGYRLIVHRYFAKLEKIPAEPEVWMGIESFQEPLDYALFCCLMAYLEGKEVEEKFLLSDVCEEIKAMYPGDVPLDWTNYQQRRALIRVLKTAEELGVVKRVDGEIEGFAQREDHEALYEVPVLSRYFMRSYPKDLTQYKTVEELLEEEWKTAPQDYRRHRIYRQLFLSPVVYRKQKDDPDFYYLRNFRHRLREDIEAHSDFRYELYKNAALLTLLERENVYTLFPDQKGTSDIILHFASIVREHLLDYPPDEYGNIRMTQADFQRLLTVCKERYGEGWGKTYRDMTPAQLTSVLLEELKQWKMADVEKETGMIMLYPLLGRIVGHYPPDFMKKGTDDDDE; from the coding sequence GTGGAGCGCGGCTTTGATGAAAAAGCGAAAGCGGCGCTAATTTCGTTATTCGAGCGCTTTTGGATTACCCGCGAACATGATCCAGAATTGTTTCAGCTCATTCGTGAACGGGAAAACGTAATTAAGCGTTATGTGCAAGATAAATTCGGCTATCGTCTCATCGTTCACCGGTATTTCGCCAAATTAGAAAAAATACCGGCCGAGCCAGAAGTGTGGATGGGTATTGAGTCGTTTCAAGAACCGCTTGATTACGCGTTGTTTTGTTGTTTGATGGCATATTTAGAAGGAAAGGAAGTGGAAGAAAAATTTTTGCTGTCGGATGTCTGTGAGGAAATAAAAGCGATGTATCCAGGGGACGTTCCGCTTGATTGGACGAACTACCAGCAGCGGCGCGCGCTGATCCGTGTGTTAAAAACCGCTGAAGAACTTGGTGTCGTGAAGCGAGTGGACGGCGAAATCGAAGGATTTGCCCAGCGGGAAGACCATGAAGCGCTATATGAAGTTCCCGTGCTTTCCCGCTATTTTATGCGCTCCTATCCGAAAGATTTGACGCAGTACAAAACGGTGGAAGAATTGTTAGAAGAAGAGTGGAAAACCGCCCCACAAGATTATCGGCGCCACCGCATTTATCGGCAGCTGTTTTTATCCCCAGTTGTTTACCGGAAACAAAAAGACGATCCTGACTTTTATTACTTGCGCAATTTTCGCCATCGATTGCGCGAAGATATTGAAGCACATAGCGATTTTCGCTACGAACTGTATAAAAACGCCGCTTTGCTCACCCTTCTGGAACGGGAAAACGTATATACACTGTTTCCGGACCAAAAAGGAACGTCGGATATTATTCTTCATTTCGCTTCTATTGTCCGTGAACATCTTCTAGATTATCCACCAGATGAATACGGGAACATCAGAATGACACAAGCCGATTTTCAGCGGCTGCTTACGGTATGCAAGGAGCGCTATGGAGAAGGATGGGGAAAAACGTATCGCGACATGACACCAGCGCAGCTAACATCGGTGCTGTTAGAGGAATTAAAACAGTGGAAAATGGCGGATGTGGAAAAAGAAACGGGAATGATCATGCTATATCCACTACTCGGACGGATAGTTGGCCATTACCCTCCCGATTTTATGAAGAAAGGAACGGATGATGATGACGAATAA
- a CDS encoding TIGR02677 family protein, protein MDASWLKPISEVKYLAVDNAYRYRAILRYFYTQHERMRQYLFPEEVYAFLKQHDEFRDYTEDDLQQDLDQLVKWKNLIARQETTHIRTIEEFKKKRFRYQCSPYTVEIERMIRALEQLGDSFGGSLEKTRFDRLYTSLVRIETIIKNGFTEKRDEMNQVWEETFDYFKKIIQNSADYIAYLNSENMEEQMMSDAFLVYKEKFTTYLRDFIVALQKTSMQIEKLLEDLQEEEVRQFVHHVVDYQMTIPRWKDLSLTREQMVEERMETWRSLKEWFLGRNGHESELAFLQKQTNEAIRRITRVVQRLGERHHHFRSRKKDYLYLAQWFSKLDSLEDAHKLSAVVFGCFHTKHVVTDNDATEDMYRDIWDEAPSEWTVKPRVRHYQEKKKPQAIVDNENKKKQTMVEFLQQKQREEEELKQLVQDGKIILRELPVVAPHVRKTLLSWIAKAMSREDRIVKTEMGWKVKIVQKDEEFIELHSEDGMMIMPNYEIHFLENREVPAGGARL, encoded by the coding sequence ATGGATGCTTCCTGGCTAAAGCCGATTTCGGAGGTAAAGTATTTAGCGGTGGATAATGCGTATCGCTATCGCGCGATTTTGCGCTATTTTTACACACAGCACGAACGGATGCGGCAATATTTGTTTCCAGAAGAAGTGTATGCGTTTTTAAAACAGCACGACGAATTTCGGGATTATACGGAAGACGATCTGCAGCAAGACTTGGATCAACTCGTCAAATGGAAAAACTTGATTGCGAGACAAGAAACAACGCACATTCGTACGATTGAAGAGTTTAAAAAGAAACGGTTTCGCTATCAATGCAGCCCGTACACGGTCGAAATCGAGCGCATGATCCGCGCGCTCGAGCAGCTTGGCGATTCGTTTGGCGGGTCATTGGAAAAAACACGATTTGACCGCCTGTATACCTCGCTTGTCCGCATTGAAACAATTATCAAAAATGGATTTACGGAAAAACGAGATGAGATGAACCAAGTATGGGAAGAAACATTTGACTATTTCAAAAAAATCATCCAAAATTCCGCCGACTATATCGCTTATTTAAACAGCGAAAACATGGAAGAGCAAATGATGTCAGATGCGTTTCTCGTATACAAGGAAAAGTTCACGACGTATTTACGAGATTTTATCGTGGCGTTGCAAAAAACATCGATGCAGATCGAAAAGTTGTTGGAAGACTTGCAAGAAGAAGAAGTACGCCAGTTTGTTCATCATGTCGTCGACTACCAAATGACGATTCCGCGCTGGAAAGATCTTTCGCTTACAAGAGAGCAGATGGTGGAAGAACGGATGGAAACGTGGCGCAGCTTAAAAGAATGGTTTTTAGGCCGGAACGGTCATGAAAGCGAACTGGCGTTTTTGCAGAAACAAACGAACGAGGCGATCCGCCGCATTACAAGGGTCGTGCAGCGGCTTGGCGAGCGGCACCATCATTTTCGCAGCCGAAAAAAAGATTATTTATATTTGGCACAATGGTTTTCTAAACTCGATTCGCTAGAAGATGCGCATAAATTGTCAGCGGTTGTGTTTGGCTGTTTTCACACAAAACATGTGGTGACAGACAATGATGCGACGGAAGACATGTATCGCGACATTTGGGACGAAGCACCGAGTGAATGGACGGTGAAGCCGCGCGTCCGCCATTACCAGGAAAAGAAAAAGCCGCAGGCAATCGTAGACAATGAAAATAAAAAGAAACAAACAATGGTGGAGTTTTTGCAGCAAAAACAGCGTGAAGAAGAAGAGCTCAAACAGTTGGTTCAAGACGGCAAAATTATTTTACGCGAGTTGCCGGTTGTCGCTCCCCATGTTCGCAAAACGTTATTAAGCTGGATTGCCAAGGCGATGTCGCGCGAAGACCGCATTGTCAAAACGGAAATGGGCTGGAAGGTGAAAATTGTGCAAAAGGATGAGGAATTCATTGAATTACATTCGGAGGATGGAATGATGATCATGCCAAATTATGAAATTCATTTTTTAGAAAACAGGGAGGTGCCAGCCGGTGGAGCGCGGCTTTGA